Proteins co-encoded in one Artemia franciscana chromosome 10, ASM3288406v1, whole genome shotgun sequence genomic window:
- the LOC136032493 gene encoding galactose-3-O-sulfotransferase 2-like: MVFTCWIYYYGKFYDQKTESLAFTNEHLNIYGYISNFDIFVEDTRWNFDNVKNILGNDFISLTIMRNPVCQFESMFHFMNMETHYNVSSFEMFLEKLEAGKITNERFQKIRNEHIQIFGRNQLAYTLGFEETFFEDNTAIEAFIEEIDRQFNLVMISEYFEESVIILKNILGTQIGQMTFMPLLVRTNDTKHKLSVKQRLLLEKWLSVDVRLYNTFKR; this comes from the exons ATGGTTTTCACATGTTG gATATACTACTATGGAAAGTTTTATGATCAGAAGACTGAATCACTGGCATTTACGAACGAGCACTTAAATATTTATGGTTACATTTCTAATTTCGATATTTTTGTTGAAGACACTCGgtggaattttgataatgtTAAGAATATCCTTGGAAACGATTTCATCTCCTTAACAATTATGCGTAATCCTGTTTGCCAATTTGAGTCAATGTTCCATTTTATGAATATGGAGACTCATTATAacgtttcttcttttgaaatgtTCCTGGAAAAGCTTGAGGCTGGTAAAATAACAAACGAACGTTTTCAGAAAATAAGAAACgaacatattcaaatatttgGAAGGAATCAGCTCGCTTATACACTTGgatttgaagaaactttttttgaagATAATACAGCCATTGAGGCATTTATAGAAGAAATTGATCGACAATTCAACTTAGTAATGATATCTGAATACTTTGAAGAATCAGtcattatattaaaaaacattcTTGGGACCCAAATAGGACAGATGACTTTCATGCCATTACTTGTCAGGACAAACGATACAAAACATAAGCTGTCAGTGAAGCAGAGGTTGTTACTGGAAAAATGGCTTAGTGTTGATGTAAGACTTTACAACACTTTTAAAAGGTAA